A single genomic interval of Stieleria maiorica harbors:
- a CDS encoding RecQ family ATP-dependent DNA helicase has product MNATATDYDSLLSRFGLREFRPGQREVIEAVAGGDDVMCVMPTGGGKSLCYQLPTLARPGMTIVVSPLIALMKDQVDTLRQLGIAARLINSTQSVREQEDVMESMTRGELEMVYVAPERLRNGRFLEILQRCQVTLLAVDEAHCVSEWGHDFRPDYSRLGKVRAQYLDGLQTIALTATATPLVREDVCSLLDLKSPKVFVTGFARTNLHFGVSQSKTEVEKETQLTEFVKRQDGAGIIYAATRKSCEAIGDWLPEQTRRPIGVYHGGMDSEKRRIVQEKFMAGDLAAIVATNAFGMGIDKSDIRFVAHYNMPGTLEAYYQEAGRAGRDGLESDCRLFFSYQDRYIQEYFIENRYPSKEVVNKVYQYLLSRPEDPIELTLDQVRDAIDADSSEAIGTAETLLAKAGVLRRLDSSQNQMLVRIDSDAPTMLDFLPKEAKLRRRVMTAIEQVVGRRRNDDVYVRPNRLMELADVDREQLMRTLRELSRLNAFDYVPPFRGRAVHFVQRDVPFDHLEIDFEELARRKANEYEKLEAVIGFARTGGCRQRVILDYFGDPDSKNCGKCDRCEVPTGAGSTSPLTEGLSESDANALLCGLRVILSGVTRMHGRFGKNLVAQMLCGSQNKRITQWKLQRLSTYGMLSSMKQSQLSKIIDAMIEHGMVEQREVDQRRPTIEISDFGKSVMHLKTPLPASFTLPTGLARCLAAAARHIESTDVSSGDASGSDGGGQESAPADAAVNADPVPVEGAHADTGIPVTLDDLTSPEKKLADEIRDSLKRWRRRTSAALGIPAYRVLSNSTIDRLAEIRPQSSSELEVVSGIGPATMEQYGYDILEIIGGCLADAETTVNDPTPMESDESPSELPSGKPIGAVGEADPAIDSERPAADLRLDAPNDAPPIDEVPIVEVQAQAELDDSIGERDAYWTWRLFSDGFTMEEVCQIRKLNRRQIAAHLQAAAARGRSVSPSWQS; this is encoded by the coding sequence ATGAATGCCACTGCCACCGACTACGATTCGTTGCTGTCGCGGTTCGGACTGCGCGAGTTTCGCCCCGGACAGCGTGAAGTGATCGAAGCCGTTGCCGGCGGCGACGACGTGATGTGCGTGATGCCCACCGGCGGCGGTAAAAGCTTGTGCTACCAATTGCCGACCCTGGCGCGGCCCGGGATGACGATCGTCGTTTCCCCGCTGATCGCGCTGATGAAGGATCAGGTCGACACGCTGCGCCAATTGGGGATCGCCGCCCGATTGATCAATTCGACCCAAAGTGTCCGCGAGCAAGAGGACGTGATGGAATCGATGACCCGCGGCGAGTTGGAGATGGTGTATGTCGCACCGGAGCGGCTGCGCAACGGCCGATTCCTCGAAATCCTGCAACGCTGCCAGGTCACCTTGCTTGCCGTCGACGAAGCCCACTGCGTGAGCGAATGGGGCCACGATTTTCGACCCGACTACTCACGGCTGGGCAAAGTCCGGGCGCAGTACCTGGATGGTCTACAAACGATCGCGCTGACCGCTACGGCGACACCGCTGGTCCGCGAAGACGTCTGTTCGCTGTTGGACCTGAAATCCCCAAAAGTTTTTGTGACGGGGTTCGCCCGCACCAATCTGCATTTCGGGGTCTCGCAAAGTAAGACGGAGGTGGAAAAAGAGACCCAGCTGACCGAATTCGTCAAACGCCAAGACGGCGCAGGGATCATCTATGCCGCGACACGAAAGAGCTGTGAAGCGATCGGCGACTGGTTGCCAGAGCAAACGCGTCGCCCGATCGGTGTTTACCACGGCGGGATGGATTCGGAAAAACGTCGTATCGTCCAGGAAAAGTTTATGGCCGGCGATTTGGCGGCCATCGTCGCGACCAATGCGTTCGGGATGGGCATCGACAAGTCGGACATCCGATTCGTCGCCCACTACAACATGCCCGGAACCCTGGAAGCGTACTATCAGGAAGCCGGCCGGGCCGGACGCGACGGGCTGGAGAGCGATTGTCGGTTGTTCTTTTCGTACCAGGACCGGTACATCCAAGAGTACTTCATCGAGAATCGTTACCCGTCCAAAGAGGTCGTCAACAAGGTTTATCAATACTTGTTGTCGCGGCCCGAAGACCCGATCGAATTGACACTCGATCAGGTCCGCGATGCGATCGATGCGGACAGTTCTGAAGCGATCGGGACGGCCGAAACGTTGCTTGCCAAGGCAGGCGTGCTGCGGCGGCTCGATAGCAGCCAAAACCAGATGCTGGTGCGGATCGACAGCGATGCGCCGACGATGCTGGATTTCTTGCCCAAAGAAGCAAAACTGCGCCGCCGCGTGATGACAGCGATCGAGCAAGTTGTCGGCCGACGTCGCAACGATGACGTCTATGTCCGCCCCAACCGGCTGATGGAACTTGCCGATGTCGATCGCGAGCAACTGATGCGGACGCTGCGTGAACTGAGTCGTCTGAACGCGTTTGATTACGTCCCACCGTTCCGCGGGCGAGCGGTTCACTTCGTCCAGCGTGATGTTCCGTTCGACCACCTGGAGATTGACTTTGAAGAACTCGCGCGGCGAAAAGCGAACGAGTACGAAAAGCTGGAGGCCGTGATCGGGTTCGCCCGAACCGGGGGATGCCGCCAACGTGTGATCCTGGATTATTTCGGCGATCCGGACAGCAAAAACTGTGGCAAATGCGATCGCTGCGAGGTCCCGACCGGTGCCGGATCGACAAGTCCGCTGACCGAGGGCTTGTCCGAATCCGATGCCAACGCCCTGCTGTGTGGGTTGCGTGTCATCTTGAGCGGCGTCACGCGGATGCATGGACGGTTCGGAAAGAACTTGGTCGCTCAGATGTTGTGTGGATCACAAAACAAACGCATCACCCAGTGGAAACTGCAGCGGTTGAGCACCTACGGCATGCTGTCGTCGATGAAGCAGTCGCAATTGAGCAAGATCATCGATGCGATGATCGAACACGGGATGGTGGAACAGCGCGAAGTCGACCAGCGTCGACCGACGATCGAGATCAGTGACTTTGGCAAGTCGGTCATGCACCTGAAGACGCCGCTGCCCGCTTCGTTCACCCTGCCCACGGGACTGGCCCGGTGTCTGGCTGCGGCGGCACGCCACATCGAATCCACCGACGTCAGCAGTGGTGATGCCTCGGGTTCCGATGGCGGCGGCCAGGAATCCGCCCCGGCCGATGCCGCAGTGAACGCCGATCCTGTTCCGGTCGAAGGCGCACACGCCGATACCGGGATCCCCGTGACGTTGGACGATTTAACCAGTCCGGAAAAGAAGCTGGCCGATGAGATTCGTGATTCGCTGAAACGCTGGCGGCGGCGAACGTCGGCGGCGCTCGGGATTCCGGCCTATCGGGTGTTGTCCAATTCAACGATCGATCGACTGGCCGAGATCCGACCGCAAAGCAGCAGCGAGTTGGAAGTCGTCTCCGGAATCGGTCCGGCGACCATGGAACAGTACGGGTATGACATTCTGGAGATCATCGGCGGGTGTCTGGCGGATGCGGAAACCACAGTCAATGACCCGACCCCGATGGAGTCGGACGAATCGCCATCGGAGCTGCCGTCGGGAAAGCCCATCGGCGCGGTGGGCGAGGCGGACCCCGCGATTGACTCGGAACGACCGGCCGCTGACTTGCGGCTGGATGCTCCAAACGATGCCCCCCCGATCGACGAGGTCCCGATCGTCGAGGTCCAGGCGCAGGCGGAGTTGGACGATTCGATCGGCGAGCGGGACGCGTATTGGACGTGGCGGCTGTTCAGCGACGGGTTCACAATGGAGGAAGTGTGTCAGATACGAAAGCTGAATCGACGCCAAATCGCCGCCCACCTGCAGGCGGCCGCGGCCAGGGGCCGCAGCGTGTCGCCAAGTTGGCAGTCCTAA
- a CDS encoding MBOAT family O-acyltransferase, whose product MQFTQIEFLLFLGLILLSVWRCRTRVTRNLILLAASYYFYSYWDYRFCGLLLLSTMVDYFVAERIVHASGRRAKRAWLLVSLCVNLGVLGFFKYFNFFIDSAAALFESWQWNPGTLNIILPVGISFYTFQTLSYTIDVYRGKIRPSKSLLDFALYVAFFPQLVAGPIVRASELLPQLSQRPEWSGRRFYGGFQLALCGLVKKVLLADRLGEVVDVVFAAPQLYGGLTVWLVVIGYAGQIYYDFSGYTDIAIGVAKMLGYRFPKNFRHPYLATSVADFWHRWHMTLSRWLRDYLYIPLGGSRCSSFRTNVNLILTMGLGGLWHGAAWTFVLWGLWHGAALVCERELRKRIELRKVVWLGRLSTLLVVLFGWVLFRSASLDQFTSVIGQLLFLSPGIAWYPPLTISAITIMVLEHAAWTTRLRIAMRLRADRWYTPVATTVLVWCLLLYAPRGFTPFVYFQF is encoded by the coding sequence ATGCAGTTCACGCAAATCGAGTTTCTGCTGTTCCTGGGGTTGATCCTGCTGTCCGTCTGGCGTTGTCGCACGCGGGTGACGCGCAATCTGATTCTGCTCGCCGCCAGCTACTATTTCTATTCCTATTGGGACTACCGTTTTTGCGGGTTGCTGTTGCTGTCGACGATGGTCGACTATTTCGTGGCCGAGCGGATCGTGCATGCATCGGGTCGAAGGGCGAAACGCGCGTGGCTGTTGGTCAGCTTGTGCGTCAACCTGGGCGTCCTGGGGTTCTTCAAGTACTTCAACTTCTTCATCGACTCCGCCGCGGCCCTGTTTGAATCTTGGCAGTGGAACCCCGGGACGCTGAACATCATTCTGCCGGTTGGGATTTCGTTCTACACGTTTCAAACGCTCAGCTACACGATCGACGTCTATCGCGGGAAGATCCGGCCGTCGAAGTCCCTGTTGGACTTTGCGTTGTATGTCGCGTTCTTTCCCCAGTTGGTCGCCGGTCCGATCGTTCGCGCCTCGGAGTTGTTGCCGCAGCTTTCACAGCGACCGGAGTGGTCGGGGCGACGTTTTTACGGCGGGTTTCAGCTCGCGCTGTGCGGTCTGGTCAAAAAGGTGTTGTTGGCGGACCGATTGGGCGAAGTGGTCGACGTCGTGTTCGCCGCCCCGCAACTCTATGGCGGCCTGACCGTGTGGCTTGTCGTGATCGGGTACGCCGGGCAGATCTATTATGACTTTTCCGGTTACACCGACATCGCGATCGGGGTTGCCAAGATGTTGGGGTATCGATTTCCAAAGAACTTTCGGCACCCGTACCTTGCCACTAGCGTGGCCGACTTTTGGCACCGTTGGCACATGACGCTTTCGCGCTGGTTGCGCGACTACTTGTACATTCCGCTCGGCGGCAGCCGCTGCAGTTCGTTTCGCACGAATGTCAATTTGATCCTCACGATGGGTTTGGGCGGATTGTGGCATGGGGCCGCGTGGACGTTCGTGCTTTGGGGGCTGTGGCACGGCGCGGCACTGGTTTGCGAACGGGAACTCCGCAAGCGGATCGAGTTGCGCAAAGTCGTTTGGCTGGGGCGGCTGTCAACTTTGTTGGTCGTGCTATTCGGATGGGTGCTGTTTCGCAGTGCTTCGCTGGATCAGTTCACATCGGTCATCGGGCAACTGCTGTTTCTGTCTCCGGGAATCGCTTGGTATCCGCCGCTGACGATTTCCGCGATTACGATCATGGTGCTGGAACACGCCGCCTGGACCACGCGGTTAAGAATCGCGATGCGGTTGCGTGCCGACCGCTGGTACACCCCGGTCGCCACGACCGTGCTGGTCTGGTGCCTGCTGCTGTACGCACCGCGCGGATTCACACCGTTCGTGTACTTCCAGTTCTAA
- a CDS encoding sensor histidine kinase, with protein MRIQTLVDYQILDTLPEQEYDDIVGIAARICKTPIALVSLIDENRQWFKARVGVDVSQTDRSAAFCAHAILNQQEVLSVRDATRDPRFLDNPLVTGAPHIRFYAGSPLVTPGGIALGTLCVIDSVPRELSDEQMTSLKALGRQTTSLIELRGRTNQLEKYRTELERSNEALQEFAYAASHDLKQPIRGIGSLTEFFVEDYGDQLEDAAREKLELIRRLTDRAQTMIDQMLHYARVGCVNDRRESVDLNEIVGHVKENLFTQIASGQVEINSMSLPPVSGEPVLFNELVQNLISNGIKYNDHDFKRIDIGYVTKQLSQGDDPVTAFFVADNGIGIPERMRSDVFTIFRRLHAADAYGGGSGAGLTIARKIVETHGGNIWIDPGYQGGTCFWFTLEPSEGNLEREFRYDQCQSQYAAGEVAFS; from the coding sequence GTGCGGATACAGACTCTGGTCGACTATCAAATTCTCGACACCTTGCCTGAGCAAGAGTATGACGACATCGTCGGGATTGCCGCTCGGATCTGCAAAACCCCGATCGCGCTGGTCAGCCTGATCGATGAGAATCGCCAATGGTTCAAGGCGCGCGTCGGAGTGGACGTCTCCCAGACCGATCGCTCGGCCGCCTTTTGTGCCCATGCCATTCTGAATCAACAGGAAGTCCTCTCCGTGCGCGACGCGACGCGAGACCCCAGGTTCCTGGACAATCCGCTGGTCACCGGCGCTCCGCACATTCGTTTCTATGCCGGTTCCCCGTTGGTCACGCCGGGCGGCATCGCGCTGGGGACGCTGTGCGTCATCGATTCGGTCCCCCGCGAGTTGTCCGACGAACAAATGACGTCGCTGAAGGCGCTGGGCCGACAAACGACATCGTTGATCGAGTTGCGAGGCCGGACGAACCAGCTGGAGAAATACCGTACGGAACTGGAACGCAGCAATGAAGCACTGCAAGAATTCGCCTACGCGGCATCACATGACCTGAAACAACCGATTCGCGGGATCGGATCGCTGACCGAGTTTTTCGTCGAAGATTACGGCGACCAATTGGAGGACGCCGCGAGGGAAAAGCTGGAACTGATTCGCCGACTGACCGATCGCGCCCAAACCATGATCGATCAAATGTTGCATTACGCGAGGGTCGGCTGCGTGAACGATCGCCGCGAGTCGGTCGACCTGAACGAAATCGTCGGCCACGTCAAAGAAAACCTGTTCACGCAGATCGCTTCGGGGCAGGTCGAAATCAACAGCATGTCGTTGCCGCCCGTCAGCGGCGAACCCGTGCTGTTCAACGAACTGGTGCAGAACTTGATTTCTAACGGCATCAAGTACAACGATCACGATTTCAAACGGATCGATATCGGATACGTGACCAAACAACTTTCGCAAGGCGACGATCCCGTGACGGCATTCTTCGTTGCCGACAACGGGATCGGGATCCCCGAACGGATGCGGTCGGATGTGTTTACCATATTCCGTCGCTTGCACGCCGCGGATGCCTATGGCGGTGGATCCGGCGCCGGGCTGACGATCGCGCGGAAAATCGTCGAAACCCACGGGGGTAACATCTGGATCGACCCCGGCTACCAAGGGGGCACGTGTTTCTGGTTCACCCTGGAGCCGAGCGAGGGCAACCTGGAACGAGAATTCCGCTACGACCAATGCCAGTCGCAGTACGCGGCTGGTGAGGTGGCGTTCAGCTAG
- a CDS encoding SMC-Scp complex subunit ScpB — MNDDDDDRLDPPHTSDDPSGGANDDAMIDQGSIEDDAPADDSFEQDESDFGEFSLDDIGAAYARAAAAHDPETFAAPEPAADDEPDDDSLAESSMEEPLEEDDEAVHPEGIIEAALFVGHPENQAFTAARLASLMRGVTEEEVVEMIDSLNQSYKSAEQALRIIEDEGGGYRMTIAPAVEKVRHSFLGRVREARLSQAAVEVLSLVAYQPGVTAQTVQDQRGKDSGSLLNQLVRRRLLEMRRQQPADGGRKVPHYYPTERFLTLFGLESLEDLPLVDESFFGQ, encoded by the coding sequence ATGAACGACGACGATGACGACCGGCTTGATCCTCCGCATACCAGCGACGATCCGAGCGGTGGGGCAAACGATGACGCGATGATCGATCAGGGATCGATCGAAGACGACGCACCCGCAGACGACTCGTTCGAGCAGGACGAGTCGGACTTCGGCGAGTTTTCGCTCGATGACATCGGAGCGGCCTACGCACGGGCCGCCGCCGCACACGATCCGGAAACCTTCGCCGCTCCCGAACCAGCGGCCGATGATGAACCCGATGACGATTCGCTCGCCGAGTCCTCGATGGAGGAACCGCTGGAGGAGGATGACGAAGCCGTTCATCCTGAAGGCATCATCGAAGCGGCGTTGTTCGTCGGGCATCCGGAAAACCAAGCCTTCACCGCCGCCCGACTCGCCTCATTGATGCGCGGCGTCACCGAAGAAGAGGTCGTAGAGATGATCGACAGCCTGAACCAATCCTACAAGTCGGCCGAGCAGGCGTTGCGGATCATCGAAGACGAAGGCGGCGGGTATCGAATGACGATCGCCCCGGCGGTGGAAAAAGTCCGTCACTCGTTTCTGGGCAGAGTCCGCGAAGCCCGGCTCAGCCAAGCCGCCGTCGAAGTCCTGTCGTTGGTCGCTTACCAACCCGGCGTCACCGCGCAAACTGTCCAGGATCAACGCGGCAAAGATAGCGGTTCACTCTTGAATCAACTCGTCCGCCGCCGTTTGTTGGAAATGAGACGCCAACAACCGGCCGATGGGGGACGAAAGGTGCCGCATTATTACCCCACCGAGCGATTCCTGACCCTGTTCGGGCTGGAGTCGTTGGAGGATCTGCCGCTGGTCGATGAGAGTTTCTTCGGGCAATAG
- a CDS encoding MFS transporter: MNPTVRIQLSIMMFLQFFVWGAWYVTAPNYLGTIGFQPGDLGNTYSVGPIAGLITPLFVGLIADRFFSAQRVLAVLHILGGVIMFAATTVMRGESPSPSVLNWGFFLGYMLTYYPTLALTNTIAMKNMTDPEKEFPGIRVLGTIGWIAAGITLTISGSETSVQMFYIAGGAAILLGLFSFALPDTPPAASEEKVSVRELFGLDALSLLKDRSYLVFILASMLICIPLAFYYQIASRVVELAELPIGTTMSYGQMSEIFFMLVMPFFFKRLGVKWMLAIGMAAWVIRYGLFSLGAPDQIRWMIILGVTLHGICYDFFFVTGQIYTDQKAPPHVRAQAQGLLVMLTLGLGMMIGAQLAGRIEATHTPDEAKALNAQVVEKTEAIDAAIANNEASERIEQLTAEKNELRHQELKAIEWKQLWAKPAIFAFAVLGVFVLLFKDNGVSAAKPNDVSPDSTV, translated from the coding sequence ATGAATCCCACCGTTCGAATTCAGTTGTCCATCATGATGTTTCTGCAATTCTTCGTTTGGGGCGCCTGGTACGTGACGGCTCCGAATTATTTGGGGACGATCGGTTTTCAACCTGGGGATCTGGGCAACACCTACTCTGTCGGGCCGATCGCGGGACTGATCACACCGTTATTTGTGGGGCTGATTGCCGACCGTTTCTTCTCGGCACAACGCGTTTTGGCGGTCCTGCACATCCTCGGGGGGGTGATCATGTTCGCCGCGACGACGGTGATGCGGGGCGAGTCTCCCTCCCCGTCGGTGCTGAACTGGGGATTTTTTCTCGGCTACATGCTGACGTATTACCCGACGTTGGCGTTGACCAATACGATCGCGATGAAAAACATGACGGATCCGGAGAAGGAGTTTCCCGGGATTCGGGTGTTGGGAACGATCGGATGGATCGCCGCCGGGATCACGCTGACGATTTCGGGGTCGGAAACCAGCGTCCAAATGTTCTACATCGCCGGGGGAGCGGCGATCCTGCTCGGGCTGTTCAGTTTCGCATTGCCCGATACACCGCCGGCGGCCTCGGAGGAGAAGGTTTCGGTCCGTGAACTGTTCGGGCTTGACGCCTTGTCGCTGCTGAAAGATCGCTCCTATTTGGTCTTCATTTTGGCATCGATGCTGATTTGCATCCCGCTGGCGTTTTATTACCAAATCGCCAGTCGCGTGGTCGAGTTGGCCGAGCTGCCGATCGGCACGACAATGTCATACGGACAGATGTCCGAGATCTTCTTTATGCTCGTCATGCCGTTTTTCTTCAAACGCCTGGGCGTCAAATGGATGCTCGCGATCGGAATGGCGGCGTGGGTGATCCGTTACGGCTTGTTTTCCTTGGGGGCTCCCGATCAGATCCGCTGGATGATCATTTTGGGCGTCACCCTGCACGGAATCTGCTACGACTTTTTCTTTGTGACCGGTCAGATCTATACCGACCAAAAGGCACCCCCGCATGTTCGTGCTCAAGCCCAGGGCCTATTGGTCATGTTGACCTTGGGGTTGGGAATGATGATCGGCGCTCAGTTGGCCGGACGGATCGAAGCGACCCACACGCCCGACGAAGCGAAAGCTCTCAACGCGCAAGTGGTGGAAAAGACGGAGGCCATCGATGCCGCGATCGCGAACAACGAAGCGAGTGAGAGAATTGAACAGTTGACCGCCGAAAAAAATGAACTGCGGCATCAAGAACTAAAAGCGATCGAGTGGAAACAGCTGTGGGCCAAACCCGCGATCTTTGCGTTCGCCGTGTTGGGCGTCTTCGTGCTCCTGTTCAAGGACAACGGGGTGTCCGCTGCCAAACCGAACGACGTCAGCCCCGACAGTACTGTTTAA
- the carB gene encoding carbamoyl-phosphate synthase large subunit, whose product MPRRDDIKKILLIGSGPIIIGQACEFDYSGTQACKALREEGYEVVLVNSNPATIMTDPATADSTYIEPLTWQMVEKVIEKERPDALLPTLGGQTGLNVAMDLDANGVLEKYGVEMIAADAKVIAKAEERDQFKEAMEKIGLDVCRGHVVHSIEEARAAMEDVGLPAVVRPSFTMGGSGSAIAYNKDDFDALVKSGLDQSPVTEVLIEESIIGWKEYEMEVMRDKDDNVVIICSIENFDPMGVHTGDSITVAPAQTLSDKEYQRMRDASLAVIREIGVETGGSNIQFAIDPSSGRMIVIEMNPRVSRSSALASKATGFPIAKIAAKLAVGYRLWELPNDITKQTKACFEPTIDYVVTKIPRFAFEKFPEADATLMTQMKSVGETMAIGRTFRESLQKAMRGLEVGAFGLGSDNRDLWGTDEQPDLDTIRAKLGTPNAERVFYLRYAIKAGLSAQEVHSLTHIDPWFLDHLSQIIEHEDRIRALGSLDAIDRDQMWNAKRDGFSDRQIAHMLSSTELKVRERRLELGIRPVFKSVDTCAAEFEAYTPYYYSTYEIEDELPPKQDQKRVVILGGGPNRIGQGIEFDYCCCHASFALREIGYESIMVNSNPETVSTDYDTSDILFFEPLTIEDVLNICDATRPDGVIVQFGGQTPLNLARGLQEAGVPIIGTSVDTIESTEDRERFQALINELQLRQPPSGIARNMEEARKEVKRIGYPALVRPSFVLGGRAMEICYDKSQFERYVAEAFIVADGQPVLIDRFLEDATEVDVDAICDGEEAVIMGIMEHIEEAGVHSGDSACAIPPFSIPPHVLDELREATIKLAKSLNVVGLMNIQFAIKNEESGPTVYILEVNPRASRTVPFVAKATGIPVANLATKVMTGMTLSQLGITQEPIPKHVSIKESVFPFRKFAGVDIVLGPEMRSTGEVMGISKKFPLAFAKSQLAAGVTLPTEGKIFVSLSSRHKDSAVSLGKDLRALGFEILATSGTAARLESEGVPVTRIKKLAEGQPNLIDYLKNEDVALIMNTPNGKGARTDEGRIRAAAVQQGVPCITTIAAAEAAVRAMQAIRDDVMTVQSLQERYAE is encoded by the coding sequence GTGCCACGACGCGACGACATTAAGAAAATTCTCCTGATCGGCAGCGGGCCGATCATCATCGGTCAAGCCTGCGAATTCGACTATTCCGGCACACAGGCGTGCAAAGCCCTCCGCGAAGAGGGGTATGAGGTCGTGCTGGTCAATAGCAACCCGGCTACCATCATGACCGACCCGGCGACGGCGGATTCGACCTACATCGAACCGCTGACCTGGCAGATGGTCGAAAAAGTGATCGAAAAGGAACGGCCCGACGCGTTGCTGCCGACCCTGGGCGGGCAGACCGGCCTGAACGTCGCGATGGACCTGGACGCCAACGGCGTGCTGGAGAAATACGGCGTCGAAATGATTGCCGCCGACGCCAAGGTGATCGCCAAGGCCGAGGAGCGCGACCAGTTCAAAGAGGCGATGGAAAAGATCGGTCTGGACGTCTGCCGCGGTCACGTCGTGCACAGCATCGAAGAAGCTCGTGCGGCGATGGAAGACGTCGGTTTGCCGGCCGTCGTCCGCCCCAGTTTTACGATGGGCGGCAGCGGCAGCGCGATCGCTTACAACAAGGACGACTTCGACGCCCTGGTCAAAAGCGGCCTGGATCAATCGCCGGTCACCGAAGTCCTGATCGAAGAATCGATCATCGGCTGGAAAGAATACGAAATGGAGGTGATGCGCGACAAAGACGACAACGTCGTGATCATCTGCAGCATCGAAAACTTTGACCCGATGGGCGTCCACACCGGGGACTCGATCACCGTCGCCCCGGCCCAGACGCTCAGCGACAAGGAATACCAGCGGATGCGCGACGCCTCGCTGGCCGTGATCCGCGAAATCGGTGTCGAAACCGGCGGCAGCAACATCCAATTCGCGATCGATCCGTCCAGCGGACGCATGATCGTGATCGAAATGAACCCCCGCGTCAGTCGCTCCAGTGCCCTGGCCAGCAAAGCGACCGGGTTCCCGATCGCCAAGATCGCCGCCAAGCTGGCCGTCGGTTACCGGCTGTGGGAACTGCCCAACGACATCACCAAACAGACCAAGGCCTGCTTTGAGCCGACGATCGATTATGTCGTGACCAAGATCCCTCGGTTCGCGTTCGAAAAATTCCCCGAGGCCGACGCCACGTTGATGACGCAAATGAAAAGCGTCGGCGAAACGATGGCGATCGGACGGACGTTCCGCGAATCGTTGCAAAAAGCGATGCGGGGACTGGAAGTCGGCGCCTTCGGACTGGGCAGCGACAACCGCGACCTGTGGGGCACCGACGAACAACCCGATCTGGACACCATCCGCGCCAAGCTGGGAACGCCCAACGCCGAACGCGTCTTCTATCTGCGTTACGCGATCAAGGCCGGTCTGTCGGCCCAGGAAGTCCATTCGCTGACGCACATCGATCCGTGGTTCCTGGATCACTTGTCACAGATCATCGAACACGAGGACCGGATCCGCGCCCTGGGGTCACTCGACGCGATCGACCGTGACCAAATGTGGAACGCCAAACGCGACGGATTCTCGGACCGCCAAATCGCACACATGCTGTCCTCGACCGAATTGAAGGTCCGAGAGCGGCGATTGGAATTGGGAATCCGGCCGGTCTTCAAGAGTGTCGATACCTGTGCCGCCGAATTCGAAGCCTACACGCCGTACTACTACAGCACCTACGAAATCGAAGACGAACTGCCGCCCAAGCAGGATCAAAAGCGTGTCGTGATTCTCGGCGGCGGGCCGAACCGAATCGGACAAGGCATCGAGTTCGACTATTGCTGCTGCCATGCCAGTTTCGCACTTCGCGAGATCGGTTACGAATCGATCATGGTCAACAGCAACCCCGAAACGGTCAGCACGGACTACGACACCTCGGACATCCTGTTCTTTGAACCGCTGACGATCGAAGACGTGCTGAATATCTGCGATGCGACCCGGCCGGACGGCGTGATCGTTCAATTCGGCGGGCAAACGCCGCTGAACCTCGCCCGCGGGTTGCAAGAAGCCGGCGTGCCGATCATCGGTACCAGCGTCGACACGATCGAATCGACCGAGGACCGCGAACGATTCCAAGCGTTGATCAACGAATTGCAGCTGCGGCAACCGCCCAGCGGCATCGCCCGCAATATGGAAGAGGCGCGCAAGGAAGTTAAACGCATCGGCTATCCGGCGCTGGTCCGCCCCAGTTTCGTCCTGGGCGGTCGCGCGATGGAGATCTGCTACGACAAGTCACAATTCGAACGCTACGTCGCCGAAGCGTTTATCGTCGCCGACGGCCAGCCGGTGTTGATCGACCGCTTCTTGGAGGACGCCACCGAAGTCGATGTCGACGCGATCTGCGACGGTGAAGAAGCCGTGATCATGGGGATCATGGAACACATCGAGGAAGCCGGCGTGCACAGCGGCGACTCGGCCTGTGCGATCCCCCCGTTCTCCATCCCGCCGCACGTGCTGGACGAACTACGTGAAGCGACGATCAAATTGGCCAAGTCGTTGAATGTCGTCGGCCTGATGAACATTCAATTCGCCATCAAGAACGAAGAGAGCGGCCCGACCGTGTACATCTTGGAGGTCAATCCGAGAGCCAGTCGTACCGTGCCGTTCGTCGCCAAAGCGACCGGGATTCCCGTCGCCAACTTGGCGACCAAGGTCATGACCGGAATGACGCTGTCGCAACTGGGGATCACACAAGAACCGATCCCCAAGCACGTTTCGATCAAGGAAAGCGTGTTTCCGTTCCGCAAGTTTGCCGGCGTCGATATCGTGCTCGGCCCCGAAATGCGCAGCACCGGCGAAGTGATGGGCATCAGCAAAAAGTTCCCCTTGGCCTTTGCCAAAAGCCAGCTCGCCGCCGGCGTGACGCTGCCTACCGAGGGCAAGATCTTCGTCAGCCTGAGTTCGCGGCACAAGGATTCGGCCGTCAGCCTGGGCAAGGACCTCCGCGCACTCGGGTTTGAAATCCTGGCGACCAGCGGCACCGCGGCTCGACTGGAATCCGAAGGGGTTCCGGTGACCCGCATCAAGAAACTGGCCGAGGGGCAACCCAACCTGATCGACTATCTGAAGAACGAAGACGTGGCGTTGATCATGAACACGCCCAACGGCAAGGGTGCCCGAACGGACGAGGGCCGGATCCGCGCCGCGGCGGTCCAACAAGGCGTACCCTGCATCACGACGATCGCGGCCGCCGAAGCCGCCGTGCGTGCGATGCAAGCCATTCGAGACGACGTGATGACGGTGCAGTCGCTGCAAGAACGCTACGCGGAGTAA